A single window of Metallosphaera hakonensis JCM 8857 = DSM 7519 DNA harbors:
- a CDS encoding penicillin acylase family protein — translation MKGYDYVIIGVLVILLLVISTFTMSLSILNPYLGVWYSSGNVKVLNQVVNVPGLTGNVNIYVDSNGVAHIYASNLHDLFLAEGYYEASQRLFQLELFGLLSMGNLSSWVGAKALSSDVAMHLIGIPQNAIMSAQYLKQNYPTIYSYLEAFSQGVNDYINSLNYRDLPLEFKLLNVRPYSWSPRYSLAFGEYMAWSLTSGFNDELESALLYTYFNYTEVNEINPYYPHFVNGNLTVVPGDGTVNGYNLTDQDISPQYLWSLNWYKSWATGVTKDELKALVPLMKYAILNVSDPFIPFPKFASNSWIVTSNFSTQGPILANDPHLPLFSPSVWIPLQLVDSGMNVTGWSLVGIPGVLIGHTSYTAWGLTTPEGSSSNAYIEMINGTQYYYNGKWHQMTEYNYTLMGRTYTVYYTNNGPLVAKYKNYGISIYWSAWKEPILTVVSIFLLDNSTSFSNLINAARYWVVPPQNLAIVSKHHAGIIVAGLYPLINETLPDGRNVSVVGARTPLNGTISRYEPVGYIPFKYLPQTIDPERGFAFAPNQPTVWVNYPFPFIGGYWSSGGRAEDIYHYLEYEGKVNVSDMMKLQSNVTDYWASLLTPLILKAIGSNVNNSAQETALKYLRGWNFTFYENEVAPTIYTYIVAEMVNNSIAKIVNNTGLGILDIASIPYIVPDLIYIAQHDPTSPWVNGNFSGLVEQSLAKAISLLQLNLGSNVSEWQWGKVHLLEIYNPLGLKALSVGPIPIFGDPHTLAVGSTPYIPTVPLPYVTVGSSLRFIASPYSSQFYGIFPGGPSESLVSELREDQLPLWLSFKYISYSGYNFNISARILLEA, via the coding sequence TTGAAGGGTTATGATTATGTTATAATAGGTGTTTTAGTGATCTTATTACTAGTTATCTCAACTTTCACAATGTCCCTATCAATTTTGAATCCTTATCTCGGGGTTTGGTACTCCTCCGGTAATGTGAAAGTTCTAAACCAAGTTGTTAACGTCCCTGGTTTAACCGGGAACGTAAATATATATGTAGATAGTAACGGTGTGGCGCATATTTATGCCAGTAACCTCCATGACCTTTTCCTCGCTGAAGGATATTACGAGGCTAGTCAGAGGTTATTCCAATTGGAATTGTTCGGCCTCTTGTCCATGGGAAACTTGAGCTCTTGGGTTGGGGCCAAGGCGTTATCCTCTGACGTTGCCATGCACTTAATAGGAATACCACAAAACGCCATAATGAGTGCACAATACTTAAAGCAAAATTATCCAACTATTTACTCTTATCTAGAGGCATTTTCCCAAGGGGTTAACGATTACATTAACAGTTTAAACTACAGAGATTTGCCCTTGGAGTTTAAGTTGTTGAACGTTAGGCCCTATTCCTGGTCTCCAAGATACTCGTTAGCTTTTGGAGAGTACATGGCCTGGAGTTTGACCTCCGGATTTAATGACGAACTTGAGTCAGCCTTACTTTATACCTATTTTAACTACACGGAAGTTAACGAAATCAACCCGTACTATCCTCATTTCGTGAACGGAAATCTTACAGTGGTACCAGGAGATGGTACAGTCAACGGTTACAATTTGACAGATCAGGATATCTCGCCTCAGTATCTATGGTCACTAAATTGGTACAAATCCTGGGCTACAGGGGTAACTAAGGACGAGCTAAAGGCGCTTGTACCTCTAATGAAGTATGCCATACTGAACGTTTCAGACCCTTTCATCCCTTTTCCAAAATTTGCTAGCAACTCATGGATCGTGACCTCTAATTTCTCCACCCAAGGTCCGATCCTGGCTAACGACCCGCATTTACCTTTATTCTCCCCCTCAGTTTGGATTCCACTACAACTTGTGGACTCAGGGATGAACGTAACAGGTTGGTCTCTGGTTGGCATACCAGGGGTTCTCATAGGGCACACTTCCTACACTGCGTGGGGATTAACTACTCCTGAAGGGAGCTCTTCAAATGCCTATATCGAGATGATTAATGGGACTCAATACTACTACAACGGTAAATGGCATCAAATGACTGAGTACAATTACACGTTGATGGGCAGAACATATACTGTTTACTACACTAATAATGGTCCACTTGTGGCAAAATACAAGAATTACGGAATAAGTATCTATTGGTCAGCTTGGAAAGAACCCATACTCACGGTTGTTTCCATATTTCTTTTGGACAACTCAACGTCATTTAGCAATCTAATTAACGCAGCGAGATATTGGGTCGTTCCTCCGCAGAACCTTGCAATAGTTAGCAAACATCACGCCGGTATAATTGTAGCCGGGCTTTATCCGCTCATAAATGAGACGTTGCCAGACGGCAGAAACGTGTCAGTTGTGGGTGCAAGAACGCCCTTGAACGGCACTATTTCTAGATACGAACCGGTTGGTTACATACCCTTCAAATACTTACCGCAGACGATTGATCCTGAGAGAGGTTTCGCGTTTGCTCCGAATCAGCCCACCGTCTGGGTAAATTACCCATTTCCATTTATTGGTGGATACTGGAGCTCCGGCGGTAGAGCCGAAGACATCTATCACTACCTGGAATATGAAGGAAAAGTCAACGTTAGCGATATGATGAAGCTACAGTCTAACGTGACAGATTATTGGGCATCCTTACTTACTCCCCTCATATTGAAGGCCATAGGTAGTAACGTGAACAACAGTGCTCAGGAAACCGCATTAAAGTATCTAAGGGGATGGAATTTTACATTTTATGAAAATGAGGTAGCACCAACAATATACACGTATATAGTTGCTGAAATGGTGAATAACAGCATTGCGAAGATAGTAAATAACACTGGGTTAGGCATATTGGATATAGCCAGTATACCTTACATTGTCCCAGATCTCATCTATATTGCACAACACGACCCTACGTCCCCTTGGGTTAATGGGAATTTCTCTGGCTTAGTTGAACAATCATTAGCCAAAGCGATCTCACTACTACAACTAAACTTGGGAAGCAATGTAAGTGAATGGCAATGGGGGAAGGTACACCTCTTGGAGATTTACAATCCATTGGGATTGAAGGCACTTTCTGTGGGTCCTATTCCCATATTCGGCGACCCGCATACACTTGCAGTGGGTTCCACCCCATACATCCCCACCGTTCCCTTACCTTATGTGACCGTAGGTTCTTCTCTTAGGTTCATAGCCTCCCCATATTCCTCACAATTCTACGGGATATTTCCAGGTGGGCCTTCCGAGAGCTTAGTTAGTGAACTTAGGGAGGATCAGTTACCCTTGTGGCTATCCTTTAAATATATATCCTATTCTGGCTATAATTTCAATATATCGGCGAGAATTTTGTTGGAGGCGTGA